A part of Hydrogenobacter sp. T-8 genomic DNA contains:
- a CDS encoding thiamine pyrophosphate-dependent enzyme, with translation MSYKIYEINEEFLDVMPQEIKDLQFKATWGNPKRGVMDLPYSKELIEEHSLCAGCPESMALRYILASLPNPEDTIIVNSTGCTSLVFPHIALHTVHSLFGNQNAVASGIKRVLEWRFPDKVKDVVVLAGDGATVDIGLDCTLQSFFRQEKITTICFDNEVYANTGGQESGLTVKGHVFKMAPKGKQWDKVPMWQLAIDSGCHYVARLTVSSPKRVETVIKKAIYVAREVGPTYVHLYTPCILEIGLNSDDGLDEMRQRDKERFAFFEYVSEPAKEVIERKKEEGLL, from the coding sequence ATGTCATATAAGATTTACGAAATAAACGAAGAGTTTTTGGATGTTATGCCTCAGGAAATAAAAGACCTTCAGTTTAAGGCTACCTGGGGCAACCCCAAGAGGGGTGTTATGGACCTTCCTTATTCAAAGGAGTTAATAGAGGAGCATTCTCTGTGTGCGGGATGCCCTGAGTCCATGGCTCTCAGGTATATCCTCGCCTCTTTGCCAAACCCCGAGGACACCATAATAGTCAACTCTACAGGATGCACCTCTTTGGTCTTCCCCCACATAGCCCTTCATACGGTCCACTCCCTCTTTGGAAACCAGAATGCGGTAGCCTCTGGCATAAAGAGAGTGCTTGAGTGGAGGTTTCCCGACAAGGTCAAGGATGTGGTAGTGCTTGCTGGAGATGGTGCCACAGTGGACATAGGTCTTGACTGCACCCTTCAGTCCTTCTTTAGGCAAGAGAAGATAACCACCATATGCTTTGACAACGAGGTCTATGCCAACACAGGCGGTCAAGAGAGCGGTTTGACGGTAAAAGGTCATGTCTTTAAGATGGCACCAAAGGGCAAGCAGTGGGACAAAGTCCCCATGTGGCAACTTGCCATAGACTCAGGATGCCACTATGTGGCAAGGCTTACCGTGTCCTCTCCCAAAAGGGTAGAAACGGTCATAAAGAAAGCCATATACGTGGCAAGAGAAGTAGGACCCACATATGTGCATCTTTATACTCCTTGTATTCTTGAAATAGGTCTCAACTCTGATGACGGTCTTGATGAGATGAGGCAAAGGGACAAGGAAAGGTTTGCCTTCTTTGAGTATGTTTCTGAACCTGCAAAAGAGGTCATTGAACGCAAGAAAGAGGAGGGCTTGCTATGA
- a CDS encoding 2-oxoacid:acceptor oxidoreductase family protein — MMRRRVNIRMPALGGQGAVTAAHIIATAADYEGYYAVSNPFFGAEKRMAPAESYARIGMEPIYDRGEVVYPDVIMVFHPQVITMGKSYTMPFYSGIKRKGLIIINTEEDLLTDEDKERLEELEVKVFNFPATKFAIDIAGTELSTNMAMIGALFGAIGAVGVEAIEEGIKSRFLKKFVASGGTASLDSALERKFKKKLELIEKNLNTAKAAYELAQRWAQEQGLEPFLPPPPKKVAV; from the coding sequence ATGATGAGGAGAAGGGTAAACATTCGTATGCCAGCCCTTGGAGGTCAAGGTGCAGTTACCGCTGCACACATAATAGCCACAGCGGCGGACTACGAGGGCTACTATGCGGTTTCTAACCCCTTCTTTGGTGCGGAAAAGAGGATGGCACCAGCGGAGAGCTATGCACGCATAGGAATGGAGCCCATCTACGACAGAGGCGAAGTGGTCTATCCGGATGTTATCATGGTCTTTCACCCTCAAGTCATCACCATGGGTAAATCCTACACCATGCCCTTCTACTCTGGCATAAAGAGAAAAGGTCTTATCATCATAAACACAGAGGAAGACCTACTTACCGACGAGGACAAAGAAAGACTTGAAGAGCTTGAGGTAAAAGTATTTAACTTCCCAGCTACCAAGTTTGCTATAGACATAGCAGGCACAGAGCTTTCCACCAATATGGCTATGATAGGTGCCCTCTTTGGTGCTATAGGCGCGGTTGGCGTTGAGGCTATAGAAGAGGGTATAAAGTCAAGGTTTCTCAAGAAATTTGTAGCCTCTGGTGGAACTGCTTCTTTGGACTCTGCTCTTGAGAGGAAGTTCAAGAAAAAGCTAGAGCTAATAGAGAAAAACCTCAACACCGCAAAGGCTGCATATGAGCTTGCTCAAAGGTGGGCACAAGAGCAGGGGCTTGAGCCTTTCCTTCCTCCCCCACCCAAAAAGGTAGCAGTGTAA
- the hisF gene encoding imidazole glycerol phosphate synthase subunit HisF has translation MLAKRIIPCLDVDKGRVVKGVRFLNLVDAGDPVEVAKVYEEQGADELVFLDITASAEDRKITLEVVKRVAEEVFMPFTVGGGISNLEDMRKLLEAGADKVSINTSAVKNPQLIYEGAKRFGSQCIVVAIDAKRKGNSWEVYIHGGRTPTGLDVIEWAKRVESLGAGEILLTSMDRDGTKSGYDIELTRFASEAVNIPVIASGGAGSMEHFYEGFTLGGADACLAASLFHFKEISIPELKAYLASRGVPVRLSA, from the coding sequence ATGTTAGCGAAGAGGATAATACCCTGTCTTGACGTTGATAAGGGAAGGGTGGTAAAAGGGGTGAGGTTTTTAAACCTTGTGGACGCAGGCGACCCAGTGGAGGTGGCAAAGGTTTACGAAGAACAAGGAGCGGATGAGCTGGTCTTTCTTGATATAACCGCCTCTGCAGAAGACAGAAAGATAACCCTTGAGGTGGTAAAGAGGGTAGCAGAAGAGGTTTTCATGCCTTTTACCGTAGGTGGTGGTATATCAAACCTTGAGGATATGAGGAAACTCTTAGAAGCTGGTGCGGACAAGGTTTCAATAAACACCTCTGCGGTGAAAAACCCTCAGCTCATCTACGAGGGTGCAAAGAGGTTTGGCTCTCAGTGTATTGTGGTTGCCATAGATGCAAAGAGAAAGGGAAACAGCTGGGAAGTCTACATACACGGTGGTAGAACTCCCACTGGGCTCGATGTCATTGAGTGGGCAAAGAGAGTAGAAAGTCTTGGAGCGGGTGAGATACTGTTAACTTCCATGGACAGGGATGGCACCAAGTCCGGCTACGATATAGAACTTACAAGATTCGCTTCTGAAGCTGTAAACATACCGGTGATAGCCTCGGGTGGAGCAGGCTCAATGGAGCATTTTTATGAGGGCTTTACCCTCGGTGGAGCGGATGCTTGTCTTGCGGCTTCGCTTTTCCATTTTAAGGAAATAAGCATACCAGAGCTGAAGGCTTACTTGGCTTCAAGGGGTGTGCCCGTAAGGCTTTCAGCGTAA
- the mutL gene encoding DNA mismatch repair endonuclease MutL, with amino-acid sequence MRINLLPEEVKNRISSGEVIEGPAECVKELMENSLDAGATFVDVEVIKGGKRYISVRDNGIGIPSEDISKAVMSGATSKLRTLEDLQSLSTYGFRGEALHAISLVSKMVLRSRFFQEEVGKELKVEGGKVVSEKLVGMPVGTHVEVYDLFYNAPVRSAFLGKEDTERRKIYKVFKALALANPKTAFRLRAEGKDIYHLKPAIDIKERAEEVFQVKLEHITKEEQSFKVDLLLPLNREGKELFLFINGRPVQNKSLSEYVRRTLGKTGLVLCYVRVPPYLLDVNVHPKKTEVKILKEGNVKNLIKSALETRHKHMPALLSQKKAEYQTEPELIGIIDNTLIVAKLGDYLYFFDQHLLSERYNYEVLKMEEDKACRSSIKAGDRLDQKRAKELLNLWLSFENKEVCPHGRPIYYRIYLGDIYKKLQRG; translated from the coding sequence ATGCGTATAAATCTTCTGCCAGAAGAGGTGAAAAACCGCATATCCTCTGGAGAGGTTATAGAAGGTCCTGCGGAATGCGTCAAAGAGCTTATGGAAAACTCTCTTGATGCAGGTGCTACCTTTGTCGATGTGGAAGTAATAAAGGGCGGCAAGAGGTATATAAGCGTGCGGGATAATGGCATAGGAATACCCTCAGAAGATATAAGTAAAGCGGTAATGAGCGGAGCAACGAGTAAACTAAGAACCCTTGAAGACCTTCAAAGCCTTTCCACCTATGGCTTTAGGGGTGAAGCCCTTCACGCTATCAGTCTTGTAAGTAAGATGGTTCTTAGGTCAAGGTTTTTCCAAGAAGAGGTAGGTAAAGAGCTAAAAGTTGAAGGTGGAAAGGTGGTAAGTGAAAAACTCGTTGGTATGCCTGTGGGAACGCATGTAGAGGTTTATGACCTCTTTTATAATGCGCCTGTGAGAAGCGCCTTCCTTGGAAAAGAAGACACAGAGAGAAGAAAAATATACAAAGTCTTTAAAGCTCTTGCCTTGGCAAACCCAAAAACTGCCTTTCGCTTAAGGGCAGAGGGGAAAGATATATACCATCTTAAGCCTGCTATAGACATAAAGGAACGGGCGGAAGAAGTTTTTCAAGTTAAGTTGGAGCATATAACAAAAGAAGAGCAATCCTTTAAAGTTGACTTACTACTTCCCTTAAACAGAGAGGGAAAAGAGCTTTTCCTTTTTATAAATGGTAGACCAGTGCAAAACAAAAGCCTCTCTGAGTATGTTAGAAGGACTTTGGGAAAGACTGGTTTAGTGCTTTGTTATGTGCGAGTGCCTCCATACCTTTTGGATGTAAACGTCCATCCAAAGAAGACAGAGGTGAAAATTCTCAAAGAAGGTAATGTAAAAAACCTCATAAAGTCTGCTCTGGAAACAAGGCACAAACACATGCCTGCCTTGTTATCTCAAAAAAAGGCGGAATACCAAACAGAGCCAGAGCTTATTGGTATAATAGATAACACGCTAATTGTGGCTAAGCTGGGAGATTATCTCTATTTCTTTGACCAGCATTTGCTTTCAGAAAGGTATAATTACGAGGTTCTTAAGATGGAAGAGGACAAGGCTTGTAGGTCTTCCATAAAGGCAGGAGACAGACTTGACCAAAAGAGGGCAAAGGAGCTTTTAAACCTGTGGCTTTCCTTTGAGAATAAGGAAGTGTGCCCTCATGGCAGACCCATATACTACCGGATATATCTTGGCGATATCTACAAAAAGCTCCAGAGAGGCTAA
- a CDS encoding thioredoxin domain-containing protein: MPNRLISSKSPYLQKSAYQPVDWYEWSEEAFQRAREEDKPILLSIGGVWCHWCHVMAHESFEDPEIARIINENFIPIKVDRDERPDVDRRYQEVVIALTNSGGWPLTVFLTPEGKAFFGGTYFPPNDRWGRPGFKSLLLRIAQLWKEDRQRVLRSAESIYESLINYSRQSFKDPVEEDLLQQGISTLLASIDYQWGGIGAAPKFHHAKAFELLIHHHHFAPSPLLQRAIMSSLDAMAKGGVYDHLLGGFFRYSTDEKWHIPHFEKMLYDNAELLSLYSIAYKVFGRDLYRKTAEGIVNYYRLYGYDPEGGFYASQDADIGVLDEGGYYTFTRKEIESLLSPEELRVFSLHFGLADMPHEPEKKVLYINIEEEEVARVTGAELEEVKRLLGSAKAKLLQHRQKREMPYIDKTVYTNWNALMICALCEYWKVFSDSWALDTARRSAQRILEEYYKEGALLHKEGVEGFSEDYIFLAGALLSLFELTQEKRYLELSGEIMRKALELFWDEEGWGFYDTAKTGNGLLNIRLKNLQDTPTQSVNGYAPYVLLLLGTLTGDGRFIDYAEKTLQAFSRFVREVPMVSHSYLISLYSYLKGIYKVETRDYFEQALKLFRPFKFVLRSEVEGLIICEGQTCQRFDSLNEILTKAH, encoded by the coding sequence ATGCCCAACAGACTTATAAGCTCAAAGAGCCCATACCTTCAGAAGTCTGCCTATCAGCCAGTAGATTGGTATGAGTGGTCAGAGGAAGCCTTCCAGAGGGCAAGGGAAGAGGATAAGCCCATACTGCTCTCCATAGGCGGTGTGTGGTGCCACTGGTGTCATGTAATGGCTCATGAGAGCTTTGAAGACCCAGAGATAGCCAGAATAATAAACGAGAACTTTATTCCCATCAAGGTAGATAGGGATGAGCGTCCCGATGTGGACAGAAGGTATCAGGAGGTAGTTATAGCCCTCACCAACTCCGGAGGATGGCCCCTAACGGTATTTTTAACCCCGGAGGGTAAAGCCTTCTTTGGAGGTACCTATTTCCCACCCAATGACCGCTGGGGAAGGCCGGGCTTTAAAAGCCTGCTCTTAAGGATAGCCCAGCTCTGGAAGGAAGACAGACAACGGGTCCTTAGGTCTGCAGAGAGCATATATGAAAGCCTCATAAACTACAGCAGGCAGAGCTTTAAGGACCCAGTGGAGGAAGACCTGCTCCAGCAAGGCATATCCACCCTCCTTGCCAGCATAGACTACCAATGGGGAGGCATAGGAGCCGCTCCCAAGTTTCACCATGCCAAAGCCTTTGAACTGCTTATACATCACCACCACTTTGCTCCATCACCCCTCCTACAAAGAGCCATAATGAGTTCCTTGGATGCCATGGCAAAGGGTGGCGTATACGACCATCTTCTTGGGGGCTTTTTTAGGTATTCCACCGACGAAAAATGGCACATACCACACTTTGAGAAGATGCTATATGACAATGCAGAGCTTTTGAGCCTGTATTCCATAGCCTACAAGGTTTTTGGAAGGGACCTATACAGAAAAACCGCAGAAGGTATAGTAAACTATTATAGGCTCTATGGCTACGACCCTGAGGGCGGCTTTTATGCCTCTCAGGATGCGGACATAGGAGTGCTCGACGAGGGAGGATATTACACCTTTACCCGGAAAGAAATTGAGAGCCTCTTGAGCCCTGAGGAGCTAAGGGTGTTTAGCCTTCACTTTGGTCTGGCGGATATGCCACACGAGCCAGAAAAAAAGGTGCTATACATAAACATAGAAGAGGAAGAGGTTGCAAGGGTAACAGGAGCGGAGCTTGAGGAGGTGAAAAGGCTTTTGGGCTCAGCCAAGGCTAAACTCCTCCAACACAGACAAAAGAGGGAAATGCCCTACATAGACAAAACAGTCTACACAAACTGGAACGCCCTTATGATATGTGCCTTGTGTGAATACTGGAAGGTCTTCTCAGACAGCTGGGCTTTAGACACTGCAAGGCGGAGCGCCCAGAGGATTTTGGAAGAATACTACAAAGAGGGTGCCCTTTTGCACAAGGAGGGTGTGGAAGGCTTTTCTGAGGACTATATTTTCCTTGCGGGTGCCCTTCTTTCCCTTTTTGAACTTACACAAGAGAAGAGGTATCTTGAGCTCTCAGGAGAGATAATGAGGAAGGCTTTGGAGCTTTTCTGGGATGAGGAGGGCTGGGGTTTTTATGATACTGCAAAAACCGGTAATGGGCTTTTAAACATAAGGCTTAAGAACCTTCAGGACACACCCACCCAGTCGGTAAACGGCTATGCACCCTATGTGCTTCTCTTGCTTGGCACTCTGACCGGTGATGGCAGGTTTATTGACTATGCGGAGAAAACCCTACAGGCTTTTTCAAGGTTTGTAAGGGAAGTGCCTATGGTGTCTCATTCTTACCTTATTAGCCTTTACTCCTATCTGAAGGGTATATACAAGGTAGAGACAAGAGACTATTTTGAGCAAGCTCTGAAGCTCTTTAGACCCTTTAAGTTTGTCCTTAGGTCTGAGGTGGAAGGGTTGATAATATGCGAGGGGCAAACCTGCCAGCGGTTTGACAGTCTTAATGAAATCTTAACAAAAGCGCACTAA
- a CDS encoding DUF302 domain-containing protein, whose translation MLISYETSKGVDEVKQAIEEKAKEKGFGVMAVHEVSKVLENKGVPISYKCVIVEVCSPKHASKVLSTDPYISTAMPCRIAIFEENGKTVVSTMAPTEMLSMFERPELEDIAQEVEELMEQIMEECL comes from the coding sequence ATGCTGATAAGCTACGAAACCAGCAAGGGTGTTGATGAAGTAAAGCAAGCCATTGAAGAGAAGGCAAAGGAGAAGGGCTTTGGAGTTATGGCGGTTCATGAAGTTTCAAAGGTCTTGGAAAATAAGGGTGTGCCCATAAGCTACAAGTGTGTAATAGTTGAAGTCTGTTCTCCAAAGCATGCAAGCAAAGTGCTCTCCACAGACCCTTACATATCCACCGCCATGCCCTGCAGGATAGCCATCTTTGAAGAAAATGGTAAAACGGTAGTGAGCACCATGGCTCCCACTGAAATGCTCTCCATGTTTGAAAGACCAGAACTGGAAGATATCGCACAAGAGGTAGAAGAGCTCATGGAGCAGATAATGGAGGAGTGCCTATGA
- the era gene encoding GTPase Era encodes MKVGYVAIVGKPNVGKSTLLNQILGTKVSIISPKPGTTRIRVLGVKNIPEQAQIVFLDTPGIYRPRDALGEAMVQTASTSLEDADLILFMIDAEDGFRDDDRQVFEKYIKPYAENKPVFLLINKVDKVGGVENLLPLAEELSKEYPQIKEIIPISALKGYNIDELLKTIIKYLPEGEPLFPEEMVTDLPFRLMAAEIIREKVLLKVHQEIPQGVAVLITEVSEGKHDPSVLVIKADIVVDRENYKPIIIGKGGQRLKSIGKMAREELELITGRKVYLELFVRVKPDWKKRPELVKSFGYTL; translated from the coding sequence ATGAAGGTAGGATATGTAGCTATCGTAGGCAAACCGAATGTGGGCAAATCCACGCTTCTGAACCAAATATTAGGCACGAAGGTTTCTATTATCTCTCCAAAGCCAGGGACTACACGCATAAGGGTGCTTGGTGTGAAAAACATACCAGAGCAGGCACAGATAGTTTTTTTAGATACCCCTGGCATATACAGACCAAGGGATGCACTGGGAGAGGCTATGGTGCAGACCGCAAGCACTTCCTTAGAGGATGCGGACCTTATACTCTTTATGATAGATGCGGAGGACGGCTTCAGGGATGACGATAGACAAGTCTTTGAAAAATACATAAAGCCCTATGCGGAAAACAAACCTGTTTTCCTCCTTATAAACAAGGTGGACAAGGTAGGGGGTGTAGAAAATCTCTTACCTCTTGCAGAAGAGCTTTCAAAGGAGTATCCGCAAATAAAAGAGATAATACCCATAAGTGCCTTAAAGGGCTATAACATAGATGAGCTTCTCAAGACCATAATAAAATACCTTCCAGAGGGTGAGCCACTATTTCCCGAGGAGATGGTCACAGACCTACCCTTTAGGCTTATGGCTGCAGAGATAATAAGGGAAAAGGTCTTGCTAAAGGTTCACCAAGAAATCCCTCAGGGCGTGGCGGTGCTTATAACGGAAGTTTCTGAAGGAAAGCACGACCCAAGCGTCCTTGTCATAAAGGCGGACATTGTAGTAGATAGGGAGAACTACAAGCCTATAATCATAGGAAAAGGCGGGCAGAGACTAAAGTCCATAGGCAAGATGGCAAGAGAAGAGTTAGAGCTTATAACAGGCAGGAAGGTCTACCTTGAGCTTTTTGTAAGGGTAAAGCCAGACTGGAAGAAGAGACCAGAATTAGTCAAGAGTTTTGGATACACCCTCTGA
- a CDS encoding sulfite exporter TauE/SafE family protein, whose amino-acid sequence MIPFFVVSFAWFFQSITGFGAGIFIIGILSMLYDPKMVVVSSAIFNLFGTLSLLYQNRKGKIETKLLFSLIAGSVPGIFLGAYLLDKADTKTLKLTIGAFILALGVYNLLVQRGLLKVRLGRHMAFPVGFLGGLFAGLMGMGGPPPLVFLSQHLFDPYSIRLMLNLYFTSNILIRLSFYQNLDLLSLDWRFIAMGLAGLVFGTLTGGLLAKRLPSKVYASGASFAVVLLGIVLLIIAELGL is encoded by the coding sequence ATGATACCCTTTTTTGTGGTCTCCTTTGCTTGGTTTTTTCAATCTATAACAGGTTTTGGAGCTGGGATATTCATAATAGGTATTCTTTCCATGTTGTATGACCCCAAGATGGTGGTTGTGTCCTCTGCCATTTTCAACCTCTTTGGAACTCTCAGCCTTCTGTATCAAAACAGGAAGGGAAAAATAGAGACAAAGCTACTTTTTTCTCTAATAGCGGGTTCAGTGCCAGGAATATTCTTGGGTGCATATCTTTTGGACAAGGCAGACACAAAGACCCTAAAACTCACCATAGGAGCTTTTATCCTCGCTTTGGGAGTTTATAACCTGCTGGTCCAGAGGGGGCTTTTAAAAGTTAGGCTTGGTAGACATATGGCTTTTCCTGTGGGTTTTCTTGGTGGTCTTTTTGCAGGGCTTATGGGTATGGGAGGACCGCCACCCCTCGTTTTCCTTAGTCAGCACCTTTTTGACCCCTACTCCATAAGGCTTATGCTTAACCTCTACTTTACTTCCAATATACTCATAAGGCTTAGCTTTTATCAAAACCTTGACCTACTTTCTCTTGACTGGCGGTTTATAGCTATGGGTCTTGCAGGGCTTGTTTTTGGAACACTAACGGGTGGACTTTTAGCTAAAAGGCTTCCTTCAAAGGTTTACGCCTCTGGTGCTTCTTTTGCGGTAGTCTTACTTGGAATAGTGCTTTTAATTATTGCAGAGCTTGGCTTATAA